The proteins below come from a single Argentina anserina chromosome 1, drPotAnse1.1, whole genome shotgun sequence genomic window:
- the LOC126802487 gene encoding uncharacterized protein At2g02148-like, with the protein MGSRLDSIAAADAVDNDVLDNDDDSSAVVSNCIHESFSNSLPIHGFGVDNERSSLDNDGSSSSRATYDILCLQDVSPIESSRARFLQLVVNHFISEHVIEAIDSEVSGGSDYSAQSGQDKLCKRKLGEVQLEGDPRFALPLMYIANMYETLVNDVDNRLASLGGFREKSIGVALEPAGGLYRLLAKKFSKKDPSLVQTPETPEQVSTRKSLHVQDMDEENVKADYNDLGPLTPLGEQKGDNEMKSEKEDEIKILMKNGSDR; encoded by the exons atGGGGAGTAGG CTCGACTCCATCGCCGCCGCCGATGCAGTCGACAACGACGTCCTCGACAACGACGACGACTCCAGCGCCGTCGTCAGCAACTGCATCCACGAGTCCTTCTCCAACTCTCTCCCGATTCACGGCTTCGGCGTGGACAACGAGCGGTCTAGTCTCGACAACGACGGGTCGTCTAGCTCCAGAGCTACATACGACATTCTATGCCTCCAAG ATGTGTCACCGATTGAGTCATCTAGGGCGAGGTTTCTGCAACTTGTGGTGAATCATTTTATAAGTGAACATGTGATCGAAGCGATTGATAGTGAGGTTAGTGGTGGCAGTGATTACAGTGCTCAGTCCGGGCAAGATAAGCTTTGTAAGAGGAAGCTTGGGGAGGTACAGCTTGAAGGAGACCCGAGGTTCGCATTGCCGTTGATGTATATTGCAAATATGTATGAAACTCTTGTTAATGATGTGGACAACAGGCTTGCTTCCTTGGGTGGATTTCGCGAAAAGTCTATTGGTGTTGCTCTTGAACCAGCTGGTGGTTTGTATAGATTGCTGGCTAAGAAATTTTCCAAGAAAG ACCCAAGTTTAGTGCAAACTCCAGAGACTCCTGAGCAAGTTTCTACAAGAAAGTCACTGCATGTACAAGATATGgatgaagaaaatgtcaagGCTGATTATAATGACCTTGGACCATTAACACCTCTAGGTGAACAGAAAGGAGACAATGAGATGAAGAGCGAAAAAGAGGATGAAATTAAAATACTAATGAAAAATGGTAGTGAtagataa
- the LOC126802459 gene encoding B3 domain-containing protein LOC_Os12g40080, producing the protein MARKTKPSFFQVLIGDFSNKLRIQQAFHKHFDGRIPQQSSLRTPTGTRLVDVNSDNGMLFLQKGWKQFVKDNGLKLGEFLIFRYCGNSKFNVELYGRHGCRKEFVTAATTSERPLEKRQCEEIHRTNANSKYVGSSSTSHSKQKMDYDQNLEGCTGGYRASQETVFIKPEPISDTELETTVGIDEPIRNMNTRDTSASQPQAENLTQAAALEAAKKYSSNNPCFITQLTESYATKGLLHIPSTFVKDIKIKRSTAKLQVSNRLWSVKWITDHHSSRFSQGWTEFVRENDLKVGDACVFELIKQTDDTVMKVYVFRCCSS; encoded by the exons ATGGCAAGAAAAACAAAGCCTTCTTTTTTCCAGGTTCTTATAGGTGACTTCTCTAACAAGCTG AGAATCCAGCAAGCTTTTCATAAGCATTTTGATGGAAGGATACCTCAGCAATCCAGTCTTCGGACCCCTACCGGAACTAGGCTTGTGGATGTGAACAGTGATAATGGCATGTTGTTTCTACAAAAGGGTTGGAAGCAATTTGTGAAAGATAATGGTTTAAAGCTTGGCGAGTTTCTAATCTTTCGTTACTGTggaaattcaaaattcaatgttgaattatatggAAGACATGGTTGCAGAAAGGAGTTTGTAACAGCGGCTACGACAAGTGAAAGACCTCTGGAAAAGAGACAGTGTGAAGAGATTCATAGAACAAATGCTAATTCGAAGTATGTTGGGAGCTCCAGTACTAGCCATTCAAAGCAGAAAATGGATTATGATCAGAACTTAGAAGGTTGCACTGGTGGATATAGAGCTAGTCAAGAAACTGTTTTCATCAAACCTGAACCAATAAGTGATACTGAACTGGAAACAACTGTGGGAATCGACGAGCCAATTA GAAATATGAATACTAGAGATACTTCAGCTTCGCAACCTCAAGCAGAAAATCTAACACAAGCTGCTGCTCTTGAAGCAGCCAAGAAATACTCATCCAATAATCCTTGCTTCATAACTCAATTGACTGAATCTTATGCGACAAAAGGACTTCTG CATATACCGAGTACCTTTGTGAAAGACATCAAGATAAAGAGAAGCACAGCTAAGCTCCAAGTTTCAAACAGGTTGTGGTCTGTGAAGTGGATAACTGACCATCACTCAAGTAGGTTCTCTCAAGGTTGGACTGAATTTGTTAGGGAGAATGATCTGAAAGTAGGAGATGCTTGTGTCTTTGAGCTGATTAAGCAGACAGATGATACTGTGATGAAAGTTTATGTTTTCAGATGTTGTAGTAGTTGA
- the LOC126798295 gene encoding protein BOLA2 — protein MGVTKEQVEASLTSTLKPSHLEVIDTSGGCGASFVVKIVSEQFEGKRLLERHRAVNSALEEEMKEIHALSIKKALTPEQWKQQQEAEKSKPA, from the exons ATGGGAGTCACTAAGGAACAAGTCGAAGCTTCATTGACGTCTACATTGAAACCTTCACATCTC GAAGTGATTGATACATCTGGAGG ATGCGGTGCTAGCTTTGTTGTTAAAATAGTGTCAGAGCAATTTGAAGGAAAGAGGTTGCTAGAGAGGCATCGGGCGGTCAATTCTGCTTTGGAAGAGGAGATGAAGGAGATTCATGCTCTCTCAATAAAGAAGGCCCTCACACCAGAGCAGTGGAAACAACAGCAGGAGGCTGAAAAGTCTAAACCTGCTTAA
- the LOC126798148 gene encoding trihelix transcription factor DF1-like has product MLANPTLPANPTSPTSGQRAEEAAGDGGSASVGLEEEERAGLEQGYRNWAGNRWPRQETLALLKIRSDMDAEFKAATAKMPLWEEVSGKMGEAGYSRDAKKCKEKFENIYKYHRRTKETRSGRTAGKTYKFFEQLEAIEHHHFEHLPSAETAQASAAGVTVTGPKDGGSNAVPCSSVQHQLSSFVDNSTPTTSCSSKESEGTHKKKRRVTEFFENLMKQVIDKQENLQTTFVEVLDKYEQDRIAREEAWKMQEVARIEREREILAQERSVAAAKDAAVLAFLQKFSEQAASVNVPGQACLVQFPNQPSPMQLPLQACSMQSPNQPSLVQLPIQVQMPDNSDMANTTTDKQRKDEDWELMRVSMERPDNNNVRSGTPISSSRWPREEVSDLIRLRSNYDLQYQENGYKGHLWDEISASMKKLGYDRNAKRCKEKWENINKYYRRLKESNKKRPQDSKTCAYVELLDVLYNKTSKGENQVDNN; this is encoded by the exons ATGCTGGCAAATCCAACTTTACCGGCCAATCCAACCTCGCCCACGAGCGGCCAGAGGGCCGAGGAGGCCGCCGGCGATGGTGGGTCGGCGTCAGTTGGgcttgaggaggaggagagagccGGGCTGGAGCAGGGTTACCGGAACTGGGCCGGTAACCGGTGGCCGCGGCAGGAGACGCTGGCTCTGCTGAAGATAAGGTCAGATATGGACGCGGAGTTCAAGGCCGCCACCGCCAAAATGCCTCTGTGGGAAGAGGTTTCAGG GAAAATGGGAGAGGCTGGATATAGCAGAGACGCGAAAAAGTGCAAGGAGAAATTTGAGAACATATACAAGTACCACAGAAGAACTAAAGAAACGCGGAGCGGTCGAACGGCTGGCAAGACATACAAGTTTTTTGAGCAATTAGAGGCCATAGAGCACCACCATTTTGAGCATCTTCCTTCTGCTGAAACAGCTCAGGCTTCTGCAGCTGGAGTAACAGTTACGGGCCCAAAGGATGGTGGTTCAAATGCAGTCCCTTGTTCGTCGGTTCAACACCAGCTCTCGAGTTTTGTTGACAACTCGACTCCCACCACATCGTGTTCAAGTAAAGAGTCTGAAGGCACGcacaagaagaagaggagggtTACTGAGTTCTTTGAGAATTTGATGAAGCAAGTGATTGACAAGCAAGAGAATTTGCAGACCACATTTGTAGAGGTGCTGGACAAGTATGAACAAGACAGGATTGCGAGAGAAGAGGCGTGGAAGATGCAAGAAGTGGCTCGgattgagagagaaagagagatccTAGCTCAAGAGAGGTCTGTTGCAGCTGCAAAGGATGCTGCTGTTCTTGCATTTTTGCAAAAGTTTTCAGAACAAGCAGCCTCAGTGAATGTGCCGGGTCAAGCATGCTTAGTTCAATTTCCAAATCAACCCTCCCCCATGCAGCTTCCCTTGCAAGCATGCTCTATGCAATCACCAAACCAACCATCCTTGGTGCAATTGCCAATCCAAGTTCAAATGCCTGATAACTCAGACATGGCCAACACAACAACTGATAAGCAGAGAAAGGATGAGGATTGGGAGCTTATGCGTGTCAGTATGGAAAGACCAGACAACAATAATGTGAGAAGTGGTACGCCTATTAGTTCTTCACGGTGGCCTAGAGAAGAAGTTTCAGATTTGATTAGGCTGAGATCTAATTATGATTTGCAATATCAAGAAAATGGATATAAAGGGCATTTGTGGGATGAGATTTCAGCGTCCATGAAAAAGCTTGGTTATGACCGCAATGCCAAGAGGTGTAAGGAGAAGTGGGAGAACATAAACAAGTACTACAGAAGATTGAAGGAAAGCAACAAGAAAAGGCCCCAGGATTCAAAGACATGTGCTTATGTTGAGTTGCTCGATGTTTTGTACAACAAGACTAGTAAGGGTGAAAATCAAGTGGATAATAATTAA
- the LOC126798256 gene encoding uncharacterized protein LOC126798256, which yields MADYETHHHHHTSIPKETALQALNTIIQLHFEKTLEKKRSIDLQKKDLHKLFQLFFLFLALVFLAQSQPSSRLQCRHCWVPIVLLSLAHLIFYVSVAQTLRCINGFKYQRRCHKLTLGLATEKLREMKMRLGANGGGGHEFDGIGDSEFEIHYQEPPESYFEKFKRNWALHFGFLIVIYGFMVASSVVLLCF from the coding sequence ATGGCAGACTACGAaacccaccaccaccaccacaccTCGATCCCAAAAGAGACTGCCCTGCAAGCCCTCAACACCATCATCCAGCTCCACTTTGAGAAGACCCTCGAGAAGAAACGATCCATCGACCTCCAAAAGAAGGACCTTCACAAGCTCTTCCagctcttcttcctcttcctcgcCCTCGTCTTCCTAGCTCAGTCTCAGCCCTCCTCCCGCCTCCAATGCCGCCACTGCTGGGTCCCCATCGTCCTCCTCTCCCTCGCCCACCTCATCTTCTACGTCTCCGTCGCCCAGACCCTCCGCTGCATCAACGGCTTCAAGTACCAGCGCCGCTGCCACAAGCTAACGTTGGGGTTGGCCACCGAGAAGCTGAGGGAGATGAAGATGAGGCTGGGGGCTAACGGCGGAGGCGGCCATGAGTTTGATGGGATTGGGGATAGTGAGTTCGAGATTCATTATCAGGAGCCGCCCGAGAGTTATTTTGAAAAGTTCAAGAGGAACTGGGCTCTGCATTTTGGGTTCTTGATTGTCATCTATGGCTTTATGGTGGCCTCTTCTGTTGTTCTGCTTTGCTTTTAG